The genomic window AATGCTGATTAAAAAAGCTTACAGGACGTATTTTATGTCAAGAATGAATCGTACTGATGCATTGAATAAAATTAAGGCTGAATTACCGGTCACCAATGAAATTAAAATAATTATCAAATTTATTGAATCCAGTGAACGGGGTATTATTTAATTCCAAATTTCCCGGAATTGGGGCAATGCGATTTATTTCTTTCATTTTTTTCATTTCCATTTCAGTGGGACAATGGACCTCTTTTAAATTGGACGATTTGTCTGATTATTCGAAAGATTCTCCATATCTTTATCGAACGGCAGGCCTCACTGCCACACACCATTTTACCATGGCAATAAATGGAGAGAATAGAATTACCTATGGTGGTTCGTTACTTAAAGGCATTTCTGCCAATGGAATTATGCCAACTCTTCATAGCCAAATTAAAGTGTCTTGGAATTTGACATTAAGGGGAAGAATGGCGGCATATTCAGGAAAAGAAGGGGCTGTTCAAATGTTTGGCTGGGGAGTAACGTTAAAGCCAGGGAAAAAAGAAGAACCATCTAAATGGATTATTAATTATGACTCTGGACATTTGAACTCCTACGATGAAGTAAAAGTGTCCTCTCTGCAGGTAATGGCTGTTCGTGAATTAGTTTGGAATAAAAATCCAATATTCCTTGGTATTGGATTGAACATCTTAAAAGCAGTTCCGTATGAATCAGCAGGTGTTAACTTTCAGGGGAAAACAGAAATTCAAACTAATTTAATTTCAATTGGAACGGCTATTTCATTTTCAGGATTTAAAGCAATCCCACAAATTTTAGTTGGCCCGGGGTTTTCGATGATATCTTTGAGTTTGGCAGGTACATTCTAATTATGAAAAAAATATCCATTCTCGGTTCTACCGGTTCTATCGGCGTCAATGCACTGAATGTGATTGATAACTTAGGTGATGAGTTTGATGTTTCTGTCCTTAGTGCAAATAAAAATGGACAACTATTAGTTGACCAAGCAATAAAATATCGTCCAGATGCAGTTGCCATTATTGACGATGAGGCAGCCAAATACGTTCAATCAGAATTAAAAGAATCGGGGGTTTCGGTTTTTAAGGGTCGTGAAGGCCTTTTAGAATTAGCCAGTCAAAGTGACTTGGATATTATGCTAAACGGATTGGTTGGATCTTCGGGCATGGCACCCACATTAAATGCTGTAAAAGCAGGTGTTGATGTGGCCCTGAGTAATAAAGAGAGTTTGGTCATGGCCGGTGATATTATTGAGCAAGAAAAATTGAAATCCGGGGCAAAAGTATTCCCAGTAGATAGTGAACATTCTGCCATTTGGCAATGTCTTGCTGGTGAATCAATGGATGATATTGAACAAATTATTTTAACGGGAAGCGGCGGCCCCTTTCGTAGGCGAAATATTAAAACATTCAAGGATGTAACGCCGGCTGATGCTTTAAAACATCCCAACTGGGATATGGGTCGCAAAATTACCATTGATTCGGCCACAATGATGAACAAAGGATTAGAAGTCATTGAAACGCGTTGGTTGTTTGGGTTGGGTGCAGAAAAAATCGATATTGTAGTTCATCCACAATCCATCATTCACTCTATGGTAGAGTTCAAGGATAAATCTGTGAAAGCGCAATTGGGTATACCGGACATGAAGGTTCCAATTCAATATGCCCTCACATATCCACGTCATGCACCGGCAATGTGGGAATCATTAGACTTGGTGAAAGTGGGCTCCCTAACTTTTGAAGCACCGGACTTAACCCGCTTCCCATGTATTGGACTAGCCTACAATGCCTTAAAGCAAGGGGGTACAGCATCAGCAATACTCAATGTTGCCAATGAACAATCTGTTTATCGTTTTTTAGATGGCGAAATTGGGTTCATGGAAATTCCTGAAATTATAGAAAAAGCATGTGACGCTCACGAATGGGTTGAGCATCCATCCTTGGAAGAATTATTAAATCTTGAAAGCTGGGGGATGAATTTTGTTAATTTATTTGAAAGCCGATATATTTAGGTGAAAATCTTTATTACATTGTTAGGGGAAGAATAGAAAAATATGACAACTTTAATTGCAACAATCATTTTACTCGGTGTTTTGATATTTATTCATGAACTGGGTCATTACTTAGCCGCCCGATCCATCGGCGTAAGGGTAGAGAGATTCTCTATCGGATATCCGCCGCGCCTTATGACATTTACATCAATTTCTGATGGATGGGAATTTCGCTTTTTCTTCTATCATAAAAATGAGGATGGAAAGTGGGCATGGGGTCCGGTTAAATCAACTTCAATCTCTCGCCCGGGAAGAAAAGGAAGCGGAACGGAATATTGTTTTGCTGTCATCCCCTTTGGCGGATATGTGAAAGTAGCCGGAGTGATTGATGAAAGTATGGATGCAACTTTTGAACATAAACCCTATGAGTTGATGAGTAAAACCAAACTGCAGCAAATCTGGTTTATGAGTGCTGGTGTCATCATGAATACTCTTTTGGCATTTATTATATTTACTGGGTTATCAAATTATAGTGGAAAGCCAGTTATCTCTAATGAACCAGTTATTAATGAATTGCTCCCAGGAATGCCTGCCGAAATTTCTGGATTAAAATCAGGGGATGAGATTAAAGCAATTGAAGGAAATAAGATTTTATCTTGGGATGACCTAACTAAAGAAATTCATCAAAGACCCAATCAACAAATTAATTTAACCTATTCACGTGGCGATGAATCCAAATCGATTTCGTTAGAATCCAGTTTCCAGTTGAATCCCACAACTGGCGATACAGTTGGTGTAATTGGTATTTATCCAAAATTTGAATATCAGCCCGTAACTTTTACTGAAGGTGTGAGTATGGGCGCTATGGCCACAGCTAGAGGATTTGGTATAATAATTCTTTCCATAAAAATGCTTACATCAGGGCAGGCTTCCATTAAAGAATTGGGTGGGCCGATTATGATTGCCCAATTGGCAGGTGAAACAGCTAAGGCGGGTTGGATTCCCTTTTTATCCCTAATGGCATTAATCAGTTGTAATCTTGCCTTTTTAAATATTTTGCCGATCCCGGGATTGGATGGTGGTCACATTTTTATTACTTTAATTGAAGGTATAATCCGCAGACCTCTTTCAATGAAAATGCGAATGGCAATTCAACAAATCGGAATGGTCCTTTTACTGATGTTGATGATTACAGTAATTGTAAATGATGTGGGGAGGTTATTGGGGAATTAATTATTACTGATTTTTTTCAATAACAGAGTCATGGACCCAAATTTCATTTTTATGTGAATTTTTACCGGTAAGCGTTTTTCATCGTCACTGAGCCATATCTGCATATCGCCGGCGTTTTTGAACAAGTTTTTTCCTTCTCTGAATGGCCGAACTACCTTACAGGAAAATGTTCCTGCTGGAGATCGAACAATCTCTTTCCCCGTCATTTGTAAATTATAGTGTATTATTTTTTTCCCTTCAAAAGATGAAAAGGACATCACCTCTTTTTCTTTCAAAGGAATTGTTCGTAAATAGTAAAACATAGAAAAAGGGTCTCTTGCTTTAAAGTCAATTTTAACTTCTTTTGTCCCTGTTTGTGCTACCGATCGATCATAATCAAAAATGACATCAATTTTCTTTTTATAACTTCCCTCGCGGATGTTTTTTTTTAAGCGATGAGTAAACAATTGATCCTTATCCATCCAAATATCAATTTGGTCCCGGATTTTAAACAGTTGGTTTGCGAGTCCTTTGGTTCGCGCAGAAAAAGAAACATGGTATGTATCATTCCCGTTTACCTTTTCAATTCCGGTTACCTTTAATTCGGAGTATCCAACTGGAATGAAATTAAATTCCGCTGAATATTTTAAGGATTCCCCAACTTTAAATGGTATATCCTGAGACCAGGAGGATGATAAAATTAAAAAGAAAAATAGAAGGATTTTCAAGATCGGATAATTTTTAGTTTTGATTTTTCAAGCTTATAAATTGTTGAACCGCTGGATTGCGGAATGTTGCCATCGTCAATCAGCAAATCGATTTCTGAACCAAATTCAGATATAATTGTATCCGGTTCATTTAGTGGTTCTTTCCCCGCTCTGTTTACAGATGTTGTCGTAATTGGGAATCCCAGCTTATCACAAAGATTGGGGCCAAAGGGATGGGCGGGAATCCGAATACCCAAGGTACCATCCTTGCCCATTATTGATGGGTGAACGATTCCATTTTTAACCGGTAAAATAATGGTGGTTGATCCGCGTAAATATTGTTTTACCATTTTCCAATCTTCATAAGATATATCTGCCCAGGAAAAAACAGTATTTGAATTAGGCGCAATAACGCTTATGGGCGCCTTTCGCCCTTTAATTTTGTTTAGCCGAGCAATGGCGTCTTTATTGCGCGCATCCACACCAAACCCATATAACGTATCGGTGGGGTATACTATTACGCCTCCAAACAGGATTGCATTCCCTGCCGCATTGGTGGCATGTTCAGAAGATGTATCAATCCGTTCTGTAGTTTTCTGATTCATGCTTTTGCTTTGGTTTTCCATTTTCGGTGAAACCAAAAATAATGATCCGGAAATTCCCGAACTTTTTCTTCCAGCAAATTGGTATATGTTTGGGTAATTGTTTCAATGGAGGTGCTGCCATTCAATTCTATTTTTGAGAATGAAACAACTATGGTGCCGTCTTTTTCTCTATGGGCTACAGAAAAAACCATGGGGGCGCCGGATCTCATGTGAAAGATGGCTGATCCTTTCGGGGTGGAGGAAGATTGACCGAAAAACTTAACAAATACACCACGCTTTTTGGCATCCTGATCGCTGGCCAAAATAAGCATATTATTCTCTTTCAATAGCTTGTACATGTTATCTAATGATGATTTTCGATATAAGTGTTTCATCCCATAAGATTCTCGCAATTCCTGAAAAAATATATCTGCGCCCCGATTTCCTTGTCGTTGAATGATTCCCCAGACGGGATATCCATTTTTACCCAGCCAGGAACCCAATATTTCCCATAACCCAAAATGGCCAGTGATAATAATGACACCCTTCCCTTTTTTAGATGCTTCATCAATAATATGCTGATTTTCTACACGAAAATTGAGTG from Candidatus Neomarinimicrobiota bacterium includes these protein-coding regions:
- a CDS encoding 1-deoxy-D-xylulose-5-phosphate reductoisomerase encodes the protein MKKISILGSTGSIGVNALNVIDNLGDEFDVSVLSANKNGQLLVDQAIKYRPDAVAIIDDEAAKYVQSELKESGVSVFKGREGLLELASQSDLDIMLNGLVGSSGMAPTLNAVKAGVDVALSNKESLVMAGDIIEQEKLKSGAKVFPVDSEHSAIWQCLAGESMDDIEQIILTGSGGPFRRRNIKTFKDVTPADALKHPNWDMGRKITIDSATMMNKGLEVIETRWLFGLGAEKIDIVVHPQSIIHSMVEFKDKSVKAQLGIPDMKVPIQYALTYPRHAPAMWESLDLVKVGSLTFEAPDLTRFPCIGLAYNALKQGGTASAILNVANEQSVYRFLDGEIGFMEIPEIIEKACDAHEWVEHPSLEELLNLESWGMNFVNLFESRYI
- the rseP gene encoding RIP metalloprotease RseP, yielding MTTLIATIILLGVLIFIHELGHYLAARSIGVRVERFSIGYPPRLMTFTSISDGWEFRFFFYHKNEDGKWAWGPVKSTSISRPGRKGSGTEYCFAVIPFGGYVKVAGVIDESMDATFEHKPYELMSKTKLQQIWFMSAGVIMNTLLAFIIFTGLSNYSGKPVISNEPVINELLPGMPAEISGLKSGDEIKAIEGNKILSWDDLTKEIHQRPNQQINLTYSRGDESKSISLESSFQLNPTTGDTVGVIGIYPKFEYQPVTFTEGVSMGAMATARGFGIIILSIKMLTSGQASIKELGGPIMIAQLAGETAKAGWIPFLSLMALISCNLAFLNILPIPGLDGGHIFITLIEGIIRRPLSMKMRMAIQQIGMVLLLMLMITVIVNDVGRLLGN
- a CDS encoding DUF3108 domain-containing protein, with amino-acid sequence MKILLFFFLILSSSWSQDIPFKVGESLKYSAEFNFIPVGYSELKVTGIEKVNGNDTYHVSFSARTKGLANQLFKIRDQIDIWMDKDQLFTHRLKKNIREGSYKKKIDVIFDYDRSVAQTGTKEVKIDFKARDPFSMFYYLRTIPLKEKEVMSFSSFEGKKIIHYNLQMTGKEIVRSPAGTFSCKVVRPFREGKNLFKNAGDMQIWLSDDEKRLPVKIHIKMKFGSMTLLLKKISNN
- a CDS encoding threonylcarbamoyl-AMP synthase: MNQKTTERIDTSSEHATNAAGNAILFGGVIVYPTDTLYGFGVDARNKDAIARLNKIKGRKAPISVIAPNSNTVFSWADISYEDWKMVKQYLRGSTTIILPVKNGIVHPSIMGKDGTLGIRIPAHPFGPNLCDKLGFPITTTSVNRAGKEPLNEPDTIISEFGSEIDLLIDDGNIPQSSGSTIYKLEKSKLKIIRS
- a CDS encoding lysophospholipid acyltransferase family protein — protein: MRRLPNLTRSRLANQLGAFAFNRIPVRKEQAFQNIKLAFPDKSDSWINNVLKGTYRLVSSNFMEFLALPRSYESLNFRVENQHIIDEASKKGKGVIIITGHFGLWEILGSWLGKNGYPVWGIIQRQGNRGADIFFQELRESYGMKHLYRKSSLDNMYKLLKENNMLILASDQDAKKRGVFVKFFGQSSSTPKGSAIFHMRSGAPMVFSVAHREKDGTIVVSFSKIELNGSTSIETITQTYTNLLEEKVREFPDHYFWFHRKWKTKAKA